The following coding sequences lie in one Cyanobacteriota bacterium genomic window:
- the clpX gene encoding ATP-dependent Clp protease ATP-binding subunit ClpX, translating into MAKKDLPLLQCSFCGKTQDQVQKLIAGPGIYICDECVHLCNEILVDEGISSEHEEEISKKLGFDLFDADKIPTPKEIKAHLDEYVIGSDEAKKTLSVAVYNHYKRIFHNFSSKDNEIEIQKSNILLIGPTGSGKTHVVETLAKYLNVPFAIADATTITEAGYVGEDAENILQRLYQNADNDLGKAEKGIIYIDEIDKITRKSENPSITRDVSGEGVQQALLKMIEGTKANIPAHGNRKHPQMDMIELDTSNILFICGGAFVGLDKTIDKRRLKSHSTVGFGSISTTDDEKAQRLSESFKYVEAEDLVHFGLIPEFVGRMPIVSYLEAPDIETLKLILTKPRNSLTKQYAKLMEMDGVELTFNDDAIVAIAQKAQKRKMGARALRSIIESVMKDLMFEVPSSKTIKEITVTRQMVENINLAEVISIDASKKETKRVQTKVQAKPKTA; encoded by the coding sequence ATGGCAAAGAAAGACCTCCCACTCTTGCAATGTTCTTTTTGTGGTAAAACTCAAGATCAAGTACAAAAACTAATAGCAGGCCCAGGTATTTATATCTGTGACGAATGCGTCCATCTCTGTAATGAGATTCTGGTTGATGAAGGTATTAGTTCGGAACATGAAGAAGAAATCTCTAAGAAATTAGGCTTTGATCTTTTTGATGCTGACAAGATTCCTACACCCAAGGAAATCAAAGCGCATCTTGATGAATATGTGATTGGTAGTGATGAAGCGAAGAAGACTTTGTCGGTTGCCGTCTATAATCATTACAAAAGAATTTTTCACAACTTTAGTTCTAAAGACAATGAGATAGAAATCCAAAAGTCTAATATTTTATTGATAGGACCAACGGGTAGTGGTAAGACACACGTGGTAGAGACACTTGCCAAGTATCTCAATGTACCTTTTGCAATTGCAGATGCCACCACTATTACAGAGGCTGGTTATGTTGGTGAGGATGCTGAAAATATTTTACAGAGACTTTATCAAAATGCTGATAATGATTTAGGGAAAGCAGAAAAAGGAATTATTTACATTGATGAGATAGACAAGATTACTCGCAAATCTGAAAATCCATCTATTACTCGTGATGTTTCAGGTGAAGGCGTGCAACAAGCCTTGCTCAAAATGATCGAAGGTACCAAAGCTAATATTCCTGCTCATGGTAATCGTAAGCATCCACAGATGGATATGATTGAGCTTGATACCAGCAATATTTTGTTTATTTGTGGTGGTGCTTTTGTTGGTTTGGATAAAACTATCGACAAGCGTAGGCTCAAATCACACTCGACTGTTGGTTTTGGTTCTATTAGTACTACTGATGATGAGAAGGCACAGCGTCTTAGCGAGTCATTCAAGTATGTTGAAGCTGAGGATTTAGTGCATTTTGGTTTGATCCCTGAGTTTGTCGGACGTATGCCGATTGTCTCCTATTTAGAAGCTCCTGATATTGAGACTCTCAAACTGATTTTGACCAAGCCTCGCAATTCACTTACTAAGCAATATGCCAAGCTCATGGAGATGGATGGAGTTGAATTGACTTTTAACGATGATGCGATCGTGGCTATTGCGCAGAAAGCTCAAAAGCGTAAAATGGGTGCAAGAGCACTTCGAAGTATCATTGAATCTGTGATGAAAGATCTTATGTTTGAGGTACCTTCATCGAAGACAATCAAGGAAATCACTGTTACTAGACAGATGGTAGAGAATATTAATCTTGCCGAAGTGATCTCAATAGATGCAAGTAAAAAAGAAACAAAGAGAGTTCAAACAAAAGTCCAAGCTAAGCCAAAGACCGCTTAA